One stretch of Paenibacillus sp. FSL R5-0341 DNA includes these proteins:
- a CDS encoding DNA topoisomerase 3 — protein sequence MKTLVIAEKPDMGRTIAAVIEPKAKNNRTYLEGEHYIITWAIGHLLGLAEPDAYDTKYKRWNIADLPIIPDQFKIVPNPRTKDQLKMIGELAKRASAIVNACDAGREGQYIFALIQQQLKLRQPVKRLWISDLTAESIRRGFDGLKDASEFENLTHAARARSEADWLIGMNASRAFTTRHNALLSVGRVQTPVLALIYDREIEIEAFQSQTFYEVAAWFRQEGVEYRGLRQGDKLTDAEAAEAIAASVKGKTGRITKYEAKQTKEYPYRLYDLTLLQREANAKFGYGAKKTLDIAQALYEKHKVISYPRTNSNYVTEQNIEGMHKTLNLLKNGTYSELAQGAKPELVHKNNKGVCNPSRVEDHHAILPTLKRPGTLSKDEQNIYDLIVRRFLSHFYPPAEYKQHTVLTEVEKHQFKTSVKELLSLGWKVVLGSGDQEQGGAGKKKTKKNGNEEEEAEEWTDKAFAVQPDLPVQCTKSEFKEKATQPPKSYTEGTLLKAMESAGKQIENEELRDAMKDSGLGTPATRAATIERLKNVGYITLQGKKMQLTLKGRTAIELIRRAGVDLLTSPEMTGQWERRLYQISKGEAGQDKFMENVKKFTLSIIEKVRVQAPAPADAFGEDSRAGRGKGKGGRAQAGNTRTSVKTASGGSAVKTSRQASASSSRAGSGKSTTTKAPSSTSSASGVRELLAPCPSPGCTGQIIEGKKGYGCSRFKEGCSFVVWKEYAGKKITSTMLKSLIEKGSTQVLSFKRKDGSTVKARIILQDVVTGKLSGEKHDA from the coding sequence ATGAAGACACTGGTTATAGCGGAAAAACCCGACATGGGTCGAACCATTGCCGCCGTCATAGAACCAAAGGCCAAGAACAATCGCACGTATCTGGAGGGTGAGCATTACATCATCACTTGGGCGATTGGGCATTTGCTTGGACTGGCTGAACCGGATGCCTATGATACGAAGTACAAGCGCTGGAATATAGCAGACCTGCCGATTATACCTGACCAGTTCAAGATTGTACCCAATCCGAGAACGAAAGATCAGCTCAAAATGATTGGAGAATTGGCAAAACGGGCTTCAGCGATCGTTAATGCTTGCGATGCAGGGAGAGAAGGACAGTACATCTTCGCCCTCATTCAACAGCAACTGAAGCTGCGTCAGCCTGTAAAGCGTCTATGGATATCGGATTTGACGGCAGAGAGCATTAGACGTGGTTTTGATGGTCTGAAGGATGCCTCTGAATTTGAAAATTTGACCCATGCAGCTCGCGCCAGAAGTGAAGCCGATTGGCTGATCGGCATGAATGCCTCAAGGGCGTTTACAACCCGTCATAATGCATTGTTGTCTGTAGGCCGTGTGCAGACGCCAGTACTGGCGCTAATTTATGATCGGGAAATCGAGATTGAAGCATTCCAGTCGCAGACCTTTTATGAAGTGGCCGCCTGGTTTCGGCAGGAAGGTGTCGAGTACCGGGGACTGCGTCAAGGCGATAAGCTGACCGATGCCGAGGCAGCAGAGGCCATTGCAGCCAGTGTGAAGGGCAAGACAGGGCGGATTACCAAATACGAAGCAAAGCAGACGAAGGAGTATCCGTATCGTTTGTACGACCTGACCCTTTTACAGCGTGAGGCTAATGCCAAGTTCGGATACGGTGCCAAAAAAACACTGGATATCGCGCAGGCCTTGTATGAAAAACACAAGGTGATTTCGTATCCGCGGACGAACTCCAACTATGTTACAGAACAGAATATTGAAGGTATGCACAAAACGCTAAACCTGCTTAAAAATGGTACCTATAGTGAGCTTGCGCAAGGGGCCAAGCCAGAGCTTGTTCATAAGAATAATAAAGGGGTATGTAATCCGAGCAGGGTTGAAGATCACCATGCGATCTTACCTACATTAAAGCGACCAGGTACCTTATCCAAGGATGAACAGAACATCTATGATTTGATTGTAAGGCGTTTCTTGTCTCACTTTTATCCTCCGGCGGAGTATAAGCAACATACAGTGCTCACCGAAGTGGAGAAACATCAGTTTAAGACATCTGTCAAAGAGCTGCTGTCACTCGGATGGAAAGTCGTTCTCGGTTCTGGAGATCAGGAACAGGGTGGCGCAGGCAAGAAGAAGACTAAGAAAAACGGCAATGAAGAAGAGGAAGCCGAGGAGTGGACGGACAAGGCTTTTGCTGTACAACCTGACTTGCCTGTTCAATGTACAAAGAGTGAGTTCAAGGAGAAGGCGACGCAACCTCCCAAAAGTTATACCGAGGGAACATTGCTGAAAGCGATGGAAAGTGCAGGCAAACAGATCGAGAATGAAGAGCTACGAGATGCGATGAAAGATAGTGGTCTGGGTACTCCGGCCACACGAGCGGCTACGATTGAACGGCTTAAAAACGTAGGTTATATTACGCTGCAAGGGAAGAAAATGCAGTTGACGCTCAAAGGCAGAACGGCGATTGAATTGATTCGCCGGGCGGGCGTAGATCTGTTAACTTCACCTGAGATGACCGGGCAATGGGAAAGAAGGTTATATCAGATTTCCAAAGGTGAGGCGGGTCAGGACAAGTTCATGGAGAACGTCAAGAAATTCACCTTGTCTATCATTGAGAAAGTGCGTGTTCAAGCTCCAGCTCCAGCAGATGCTTTTGGAGAAGATTCGCGTGCAGGCAGGGGGAAAGGCAAAGGAGGCAGAGCCCAGGCTGGCAATACGAGGACATCTGTCAAGACAGCTAGTGGCGGTTCAGCTGTTAAAACGTCCCGTCAGGCTTCGGCATCTTCTTCCAGAGCTGGTAGTGGGAAAAGCACGACCACCAAGGCGCCATCTTCAACTTCGAGCGCATCCGGAGTGAGAGAGTTACTTGCACCTTGTCCTTCTCCAGGCTGTACAGGCCAGATTATAGAGGGCAAGAAAGGCTATGGATGCTCACGTTTCAAGGAAGGCTGCTCATTTGTGGTCTGGAAAGAGTATGCGGGCAAGAAAATCACCAGTACGATGTTAAAATCGCTGATTGAGAAGGGGAGTACCCAAGTACTGTCTTTCAAACGAAAAGACGGGAGTACTGTGAAAGCACGTATTATTTTGCAGGACGTAGTAACAGGCAAATTATCTGGTGAGAAGCATGATGCTTGA
- a CDS encoding Fur family transcriptional regulator, with translation MASNRDKSISEQIFHIKNQLVEKGYKLTQQREVTVRVLLEHEKDHFSAEEVFLLVKEQFPEIGLATVYRTLELLSDLQVVEKINFGDGAARFDLRSTDGSHHHHHLICTECGKVEEIMEDGLLRLEQQIERQYGFAVTDHRLDFQGVCKECRQKHVLKEQAAG, from the coding sequence ATGGCAAGTAACCGGGACAAGTCCATTTCAGAACAGATCTTTCACATTAAAAATCAATTGGTTGAAAAAGGATATAAGTTAACACAACAACGGGAAGTTACTGTACGTGTATTGCTTGAACATGAGAAGGATCATTTTAGCGCAGAGGAAGTATTCCTGCTGGTTAAAGAGCAGTTCCCTGAGATTGGATTGGCTACCGTATACCGAACTCTCGAATTACTGAGTGACCTTCAGGTCGTTGAAAAGATTAACTTTGGCGACGGTGCTGCGCGTTTCGATCTACGGAGTACGGATGGTTCCCATCATCATCATCACTTGATCTGTACAGAATGTGGCAAAGTAGAAGAGATTATGGAAGATGGTCTTTTACGTTTAGAACAACAAATTGAGCGTCAGTATGGCTTTGCTGTTACGGATCATCGTTTGGATTTCCAGGGTGTGTGCAAGGAATGCAGACAAAAGCATGTACTGAAAGAACAGGCAGCGGGATAA